The Hymenobacter baengnokdamensis genome includes a region encoding these proteins:
- a CDS encoding DUF3078 domain-containing protein — protein sequence MKKLFTLLLALGPAGAIAQALPTLTAPADTIRYWATSLKAGVNANEALLSDNWKGGGASSVGVSLLFNRKANYHRGRHSWDNEADFLYAGQYAKGLGYRKTTDRLWLDTKYGHDLTPHWGLFVALNALSQFAPGFDYSGDPTRLISSFLAPAYITNAYGAEYHPNARFKLRLSPFAPRLTVVRDADRFRTLPTDVVYGVNPGHNTRWEVLAAQILAELDQPLGPNANLKARYVLFANYETLSFDKISHRLDLTITAKVNRLLSVSFGTIVIYDYSQAAAVQYSQNLALGILLSREHPANAK from the coding sequence ATGAAAAAATTGTTTACGCTGCTGCTTGCCCTGGGGCCTGCCGGGGCTATTGCCCAGGCACTGCCCACCCTTACTGCCCCGGCCGATACCATCCGCTACTGGGCCACCAGCCTCAAGGCGGGCGTTAATGCCAACGAGGCGCTTCTCTCCGACAACTGGAAGGGGGGCGGAGCCAGCTCGGTAGGGGTTAGCTTGCTTTTCAACCGCAAAGCCAATTATCACCGGGGCCGCCACAGCTGGGACAACGAAGCCGACTTTCTCTATGCCGGGCAATATGCCAAGGGCCTGGGCTACCGCAAAACCACCGACCGCCTGTGGCTCGATACCAAGTATGGCCACGACCTGACGCCGCACTGGGGGCTGTTTGTGGCCCTGAATGCACTTTCGCAGTTTGCGCCTGGCTTCGATTATTCCGGCGACCCTACCCGGCTTATTTCCAGCTTTCTGGCCCCGGCTTATATCACCAATGCCTACGGGGCCGAGTACCATCCGAATGCGCGCTTCAAGCTGCGGCTGTCGCCCTTTGCCCCGCGCCTGACGGTGGTGCGCGATGCCGACCGCTTTCGCACCCTGCCCACCGATGTCGTCTACGGCGTAAATCCCGGCCACAACACGCGTTGGGAGGTGCTGGCCGCCCAGATTCTAGCCGAGCTCGACCAGCCCCTTGGCCCCAACGCCAACCTGAAGGCCCGCTACGTGCTGTTTGCCAATTATGAGACGCTGTCGTTCGACAAAATCAGCCACCGCCTGGACCTCACCATTACTGCCAAGGTAAATAGGTTATTGAGCGTAAGCTTCGGTACTATCGTGATTTACGATTACAGCCAGGCCGCCGCCGTGCAGTACAGCCAGAACCTGGCGCTGGGAATTCTGCTTAGCCGCGAGCACCCGGCCAACGCCAAATAG
- a CDS encoding sensor histidine kinase yields the protein MKLLTATNRYYVLLSAGLFALGSAVLYVGVNHAVRSEVSEQLENHRRELEARVASGRPLPEPVYRAQYSLNTRPRPTGYSDTTLLDPYEHELVPHRQLTFRVLRAGQPPVWVTLRKSLVETDELLGAILSTMLGVMGLLLLGIIVVNRYLSKVLWAPFQRTLAQLRGYDLQQHRALDLPAPAIEEFAELNQALTHLSRRLVADYESLREFTANAAHETQTPLAIMQAQLEQLLQLPALAEDAAAAPLLADLYGATRRLSRLHQALGLLSRIENGQYTQAVPLDLAALIREKAEQLAPLLDARGLALHLHLAALPPRPLHPGLADSLLHNLLHNAIRHNLPGGDVAVRLTADALEVSNPGPVVSGDPARFFERFRKHNAASESPGLGLSIVQHICAYYGFGLAYEFAPAGARHTLRVAFGPARTPASPLTRAAVARPAGL from the coding sequence ATGAAGCTGCTGACGGCTACCAACCGCTACTACGTGCTGCTTAGCGCGGGGCTGTTTGCGCTGGGCAGCGCCGTGCTGTACGTGGGGGTCAACCACGCCGTGCGCAGCGAGGTGAGCGAGCAGCTGGAAAACCACCGCCGCGAGCTGGAGGCGCGGGTGGCCAGCGGCCGGCCGCTGCCCGAGCCGGTGTACCGGGCGCAGTACAGCCTGAACACGCGCCCGCGGCCCACCGGCTACTCCGATACGACGCTGCTCGACCCCTACGAGCACGAGCTGGTACCGCACCGGCAGCTGACGTTCCGGGTACTGCGGGCGGGCCAGCCGCCGGTGTGGGTGACGCTGCGCAAGTCGCTGGTCGAAACCGATGAGCTGCTGGGCGCTATCCTGAGTACGATGCTGGGCGTGATGGGCCTGCTGCTGCTGGGAATAATAGTAGTTAACCGCTATTTATCGAAGGTGCTGTGGGCGCCTTTTCAGCGCACGCTGGCGCAGCTGCGGGGCTACGACTTGCAGCAGCACCGCGCGCTCGACCTGCCCGCGCCGGCCATCGAGGAGTTTGCCGAGCTGAATCAGGCCCTGACCCACCTGAGCCGCCGCCTGGTGGCCGACTACGAGAGCCTGCGCGAGTTTACGGCCAACGCCGCCCACGAAACCCAGACGCCGCTGGCCATTATGCAGGCGCAGCTGGAACAGCTGCTTCAGCTGCCCGCCCTGGCCGAGGATGCCGCCGCCGCCCCGCTGCTGGCCGACCTCTACGGGGCGACGCGCCGGCTCTCGCGCCTGCACCAGGCGCTGGGCCTGCTCAGCCGCATCGAAAACGGGCAGTACACCCAGGCCGTGCCGCTCGACCTGGCGGCCCTCATCCGCGAGAAAGCCGAGCAGCTGGCCCCGCTGCTGGACGCCCGCGGCCTGGCGCTGCACCTGCACCTGGCCGCGCTGCCCCCGCGCCCGCTGCACCCCGGCCTGGCCGATTCGCTGCTGCACAACCTGCTGCACAACGCCATTCGCCACAACCTGCCCGGCGGCGACGTCGCGGTGCGCCTCACGGCGGATGCGCTGGAGGTGAGCAATCCCGGTCCGGTCGTGAGCGGCGACCCGGCCCGGTTTTTCGAGCGTTTCCGCAAGCACAACGCTGCCTCCGAGTCGCCGGGGCTGGGGCTGAGCATCGTGCAGCACATCTGCGCCTACTACGGCTTCGGGCTGGCCTACGAGTTTGCGCCGGCCGGGGCGCGCCACACGCTGCGCGTCGCCTTCGGCCCCGCGCGGACCCCCGCGAGCCCGCTGACCCGCGCGGCCGTTGCCCGGCCGGCGGGCCTGTAA
- the purE gene encoding 5-(carboxyamino)imidazole ribonucleotide mutase: MSTLFNSDTPKPLVGVVMGSSSDWDTMQHAVQMLTHFGVAHEARVVSAHRMPDDLFAYAEQAGPRGLQVIIAGAGGAAHLPGMLAAKTTLPVLGVPVASRHLQGVDSLHSIVQMPKGIPVATFAIGNAGAANAALFAVSLLALHDAALATKLLAFRIEQTEAARAMTLPI, translated from the coding sequence ATGAGTACTCTTTTCAACTCCGATACTCCCAAGCCGCTGGTCGGCGTGGTCATGGGCTCCAGCAGCGACTGGGACACCATGCAGCATGCCGTGCAGATGCTCACGCATTTTGGCGTGGCCCACGAAGCGCGGGTAGTGTCGGCCCACCGTATGCCCGACGACTTGTTTGCCTACGCCGAACAAGCTGGCCCGCGCGGCTTGCAGGTCATCATTGCTGGCGCTGGTGGCGCTGCCCACCTGCCGGGCATGCTGGCCGCCAAAACCACGCTGCCCGTGCTGGGGGTGCCGGTGGCCAGTCGCCATTTGCAAGGGGTAGACTCGCTGCACAGCATCGTGCAAATGCCCAAAGGAATTCCCGTAGCCACGTTTGCTATCGGCAATGCCGGGGCGGCCAATGCCGCGCTGTTCGCGGTGAGCCTGCTGGCCCTGCACGACGCAGCCCTCGCCACCAAGCTGCTGGCTTTTCGCATCGAACAAACCGAAGCCGCCCGCGCCATGACGCTGCCGATATGA
- a CDS encoding acyltransferase family protein, which produces MSPTLPAARPAARPYYPALTGLRAVTCLMVFSKHFRPVYTPEWLNLIIEQFHMTMSMFFLLSGFVMATRYQSDVAFTRPWWRRYLWRRLARVYPIFLLLNTSVLLYVYWPVPPGQAGHTALLVFLSETLLRGFSSTLKYVGLPQAWSLTAEECFYFSLPVLLVLWQRYGYRGAAAFAGAVLAIGLGLTAICRGHEALHGFFGSFHHLFNFTFFGRVLEFTMGVGLARWWGGRPTASVAGWPWRTTLSLALMLAGGVVLVRLNSPFDWYDGNLKPATILLNVVFYPVCMTLLLAGLLTERSWLRAVLGTRLLDAMGKRSYSFYLMQIGLLSIWWRNEFGWRQHVGWQLLVTMVFSELLYRLVEEPARRWILARTLPRGEWS; this is translated from the coding sequence ATGTCTCCTACCCTACCTGCCGCTCGCCCGGCGGCCCGGCCCTACTACCCCGCCCTCACGGGCTTGCGGGCCGTGACGTGCCTGATGGTTTTTTCCAAGCATTTTCGGCCGGTTTACACCCCCGAGTGGCTGAACCTGATAATCGAGCAGTTTCACATGACCATGAGCATGTTTTTCCTGCTCAGCGGCTTCGTGATGGCCACGCGCTACCAGTCCGATGTAGCCTTTACCCGCCCCTGGTGGCGGCGCTACCTCTGGCGGCGGCTGGCCCGCGTTTATCCCATCTTTCTGCTGCTCAATACCTCCGTGCTGCTCTACGTGTACTGGCCGGTGCCGCCCGGGCAGGCCGGACATACGGCGCTGCTGGTATTTCTTAGCGAAACCCTGCTGCGCGGGTTTTCCAGCACCCTTAAGTACGTGGGCCTCCCCCAGGCCTGGTCGCTCACGGCCGAAGAATGCTTTTACTTTTCGCTGCCGGTGCTGCTGGTACTGTGGCAGCGCTATGGCTACCGCGGGGCGGCGGCGTTTGCGGGCGCAGTATTGGCTATCGGGCTGGGGCTCACGGCCATCTGCCGGGGGCACGAGGCGCTGCACGGCTTCTTTGGCTCGTTTCACCACCTGTTTAACTTTACGTTTTTTGGGCGGGTGCTGGAGTTTACGATGGGCGTCGGGCTGGCCCGCTGGTGGGGCGGACGGCCCACCGCCAGCGTTGCGGGCTGGCCCTGGCGCACCACCCTCAGCCTGGCGCTGATGCTGGCGGGCGGCGTGGTGCTGGTACGGCTCAATTCGCCGTTCGACTGGTACGACGGCAACCTGAAGCCGGCGACCATCCTGCTCAACGTCGTGTTTTATCCGGTTTGCATGACGCTGCTGCTGGCGGGCCTGCTCACCGAGCGCAGCTGGCTGCGGGCAGTACTGGGCACCCGGCTGCTCGACGCCATGGGCAAGCGCTCGTATTCTTTCTACCTGATGCAGATTGGCCTGCTCAGCATCTGGTGGCGCAACGAGTTTGGCTGGCGGCAGCACGTGGGCTGGCAGCTGCTCGTGACGATGGTTTTTAGCGAGCTACTATACCGGCTGGTAGAGGAGCCCGCCCGGCGCTGGATACTGGCCCGCACGCTGCCGCGCGGCGAATGGTCGTAG
- a CDS encoding dihydroorotase yields MLLLQNARIASENSPVLLESDVLIVEGKIQDIGSKLPIPEGARVIDARGRVLLPGMFDAHVHFRAPGFENKETITTGSEAAINGGITGVVMMPNTRPALDSATTVATVLENAKDRSRIPVYTSGCVTKNREGKELAEIEGMRGLGVKMLTDDGDTTNDPAVLLRAMQYATEFGMFFASHCEVPELAGPRALNEGVMSYRLGIKGSPACAEEIIIDRDIRLARAAGAHVHIQHVSSKLGMETIRWWKSRGDVKVTAEVAPHHLLFTDEHIGDYDTNYKMNPPLRTQADCDALLEGLIAGVFDLIATDHAPHTPFEKAQDFISAPNGITGLDTALVSLHHFFVAPGKFGWDLVVKRYSAEPRRLMSLPVPSIAVGQSADCVLFDTEAETTFTREFMKSKSQNTPFIDQTLKGRVDLVILGTEILLEREEL; encoded by the coding sequence ATGCTTCTCCTACAAAATGCCCGCATCGCCTCCGAAAATTCACCCGTGCTTCTTGAGAGCGATGTCCTGATTGTGGAAGGAAAAATTCAGGATATCGGCAGCAAACTGCCCATTCCCGAGGGCGCCCGCGTCATCGACGCGCGGGGCCGCGTCCTTCTGCCGGGCATGTTTGATGCCCACGTCCATTTCCGCGCCCCCGGGTTTGAGAACAAGGAAACCATTACCACGGGCAGCGAAGCGGCCATCAACGGCGGCATTACCGGCGTGGTAATGATGCCCAATACCCGCCCGGCCCTCGACTCGGCGACTACCGTAGCCACCGTGCTGGAAAATGCGAAGGACCGGTCGCGCATTCCGGTGTACACCTCCGGCTGCGTTACCAAAAACCGCGAGGGCAAGGAGCTGGCCGAAATCGAGGGCATGCGCGGCCTTGGGGTGAAGATGCTCACCGACGACGGCGACACCACCAACGACCCGGCGGTGCTGCTGCGGGCGATGCAGTACGCCACCGAATTTGGGATGTTTTTCGCCAGCCACTGCGAGGTGCCGGAGCTGGCCGGGCCGCGCGCCCTCAACGAAGGCGTGATGAGCTACCGGCTCGGCATCAAGGGCTCGCCGGCGTGCGCGGAGGAAATCATTATCGACCGCGACATCCGCCTGGCCCGGGCGGCGGGCGCGCATGTGCATATCCAGCACGTGTCCAGCAAGCTCGGTATGGAAACCATCCGCTGGTGGAAATCGCGCGGCGATGTGAAGGTGACAGCCGAAGTGGCCCCGCACCACCTGCTCTTTACTGACGAGCACATCGGCGACTACGACACCAACTATAAGATGAACCCACCGCTGCGCACGCAGGCCGATTGCGACGCGCTGCTTGAAGGCCTCATCGCAGGCGTCTTCGACCTTATTGCCACCGACCACGCGCCGCACACGCCGTTCGAAAAAGCCCAGGATTTCATCAGCGCGCCCAACGGCATCACCGGCCTGGATACGGCCCTCGTCTCGCTCCATCACTTCTTCGTGGCGCCCGGCAAATTCGGGTGGGACCTGGTAGTGAAGCGCTACTCGGCCGAGCCCCGGCGCCTGATGAGCCTGCCGGTGCCCAGCATCGCAGTTGGCCAGTCCGCCGACTGCGTTTTGTTCGACACCGAAGCCGAAACAACCTTTACGCGGGAGTTTATGAAATCCAAATCCCAGAACACGCCCTTTATCGACCAGACGCTGAAAGGCCGGGTAGACCTGGTAATTTTAGGTACGGAAATCCTGCTGGAGCGCGAAGAACTATAG
- a CDS encoding carbonic anhydrase produces MPGIQEILTNNRQWVASKNAEDPAFFQRLANGQQPRYLFIGCSDSRVPASGITGTGPGEMFVHRNIANLVVHADMNLLSVLQYAVEVLGVRDIMIVGHYGCGGVAAAASNKQYGLIDNWLVSIRDVVRLHETQLLRIPDEAQRLRRLVELNVMEQVRNLAKTNIIQNAMKSDNPPRLHGLVYDIADGRLKDLKVDNQDLMADMAHIYGMEAGE; encoded by the coding sequence ATGCCTGGTATACAGGAAATTCTGACCAATAATCGCCAGTGGGTGGCCAGCAAAAACGCGGAAGACCCGGCGTTTTTTCAGCGCCTGGCCAACGGCCAGCAGCCGCGCTACCTGTTCATTGGCTGCTCCGACTCGCGGGTGCCGGCCTCGGGCATCACGGGCACGGGTCCGGGCGAGATGTTTGTGCACCGCAACATCGCCAACCTGGTAGTGCATGCGGATATGAACCTGCTGAGCGTGCTGCAATATGCCGTGGAAGTATTAGGCGTGCGCGATATTATGATTGTGGGCCACTACGGCTGCGGGGGCGTGGCCGCCGCGGCCAGCAATAAGCAGTACGGCCTCATCGACAACTGGCTGGTGAGCATCCGCGACGTGGTGCGCCTGCACGAAACCCAGCTGCTGCGCATTCCCGACGAAGCCCAGCGCCTGCGCCGCCTCGTCGAGCTCAATGTGATGGAGCAAGTACGCAACCTGGCCAAAACCAACATCATCCAGAATGCCATGAAGAGCGACAACCCGCCCCGCCTCCACGGCCTCGTCTACGACATTGCCGACGGACGCCTCAAGGACCTCAAAGTAGACAACCAGGACCTGATGGCCGATATGGCCCACATTTATGGCATGGAGGCCGGCGAATAA
- a CDS encoding TonB-dependent receptor, with product MSLNRLLAGRWLAGLALLLLLAPAAHGQARITISGTVKDATTGEDLTGASVHLAELPGVGAAANAYGFYTLTVPAGTYTVEASFVGYQAQPRKLTLTKSQRLDFRLRAGGQELNEVVVTGRAGQVNVSRAQSGVETLDLKQIAKVPVLFGEKDVLKTLTLLPGIKSAGEGSSGFSVRGGSVDQNLILLDEATVYNASHLLGFFSTFNSDAIKDLTVFKGGMPAQYGGRLSSVVDIRMKDGNDQAFHGSGGIGLIASRLALEGPLVKNKGSFLVTGRRTYADLFLKLSRDATTRSASLYFYDLNAKANYTFNDRNRLYFSGYLGRDVFGINNFGTNYGNQTATLRLNHLFSDRLFSNTSLIFSKYSYQITLQSNDQDFSIDSKIQDFHLKQDFEFSPSTRQTLRFGVDAIYHTITPGHVTASAAAPVNATPDRTNHSLETAAYVSHEWSATDKLDFTTGLRLSEFSLLGAGDYSTYDTEGNVLTTTHYNAGQFIKNYLNLEPRLAASYQLTDNTSFKAGYARNVQNLHLLSNSATTLPTDLYVPTSLNVRPELADQLSAGYYRRLGANHTYSFSAEVYYKWLQHQIDYRDGTQLQANQDVEASLLYGKGRAYGAELLLRKETGRLTGWVGYTLSKSQRQYTDINSGAWFNYRQDRPVDLSIVAIYQLSPKWSLSGTIVGSSGQAVTYPVGKYMVAGQVVNLYGLRNADRLPPYERIDVGATYEKPHQEGHRFHSSWNFSIYNLLARENAYSITFQQDPNDPTKTQALQTALFRMVPSATYNFSF from the coding sequence ATGAGCCTGAACCGGCTGCTGGCCGGCCGCTGGCTGGCGGGGCTGGCGCTCTTACTCCTGCTGGCGCCGGCCGCCCACGGCCAGGCCCGCATCACGATTAGCGGCACCGTGAAGGATGCTACCACCGGCGAAGACCTCACCGGGGCCTCGGTGCACCTGGCCGAGCTGCCGGGCGTGGGGGCGGCGGCCAACGCCTACGGCTTTTACACGCTCACCGTGCCGGCCGGTACCTATACCGTAGAGGCCAGCTTTGTGGGCTACCAGGCCCAGCCCCGCAAGCTGACGCTCACCAAAAGCCAGCGGCTGGACTTCCGCCTCCGCGCCGGCGGGCAGGAGTTGAACGAGGTCGTCGTGACCGGCCGCGCCGGCCAGGTCAACGTCAGCCGGGCGCAGTCGGGGGTCGAAACCCTGGACCTCAAGCAGATTGCCAAGGTGCCGGTGCTATTCGGCGAGAAGGACGTGCTCAAAACCCTGACGCTGCTGCCGGGCATCAAGTCGGCCGGCGAGGGCAGCAGCGGCTTCTCGGTGCGCGGCGGCAGCGTCGACCAGAACCTGATTCTGCTCGACGAGGCCACTGTGTATAATGCTTCCCACCTGCTCGGATTCTTCTCTACTTTCAACTCGGATGCCATCAAAGACCTGACCGTGTTTAAGGGCGGGATGCCGGCCCAGTACGGCGGCCGGCTTTCGTCGGTAGTCGATATTCGCATGAAGGACGGCAACGACCAGGCCTTTCATGGCAGCGGCGGCATCGGGCTGATAGCCTCGCGCCTGGCTCTGGAAGGCCCGCTGGTGAAAAACAAAGGCTCTTTTCTGGTAACCGGCCGCCGCACCTACGCCGACCTGTTTCTGAAGCTCTCGCGCGATGCCACGACCCGCAGCGCGAGCCTGTACTTCTACGACCTCAACGCCAAGGCCAACTATACCTTTAACGACCGCAACCGCCTGTATTTTTCGGGCTACCTGGGGCGCGACGTATTCGGCATCAACAACTTTGGCACCAACTACGGCAACCAGACGGCCACGCTGCGCCTCAACCACTTGTTCTCGGACCGCTTGTTTAGCAACACTTCGCTGATTTTCAGTAAGTACAGCTACCAGATTACGCTACAGTCGAACGACCAGGATTTCAGCATCGACTCCAAAATCCAGGACTTTCACCTCAAGCAGGATTTTGAGTTTTCGCCCAGCACCCGCCAGACCCTGCGCTTCGGGGTCGATGCCATCTACCACACCATCACGCCGGGCCACGTCACAGCCTCGGCCGCGGCACCCGTCAACGCCACCCCCGACCGCACTAACCACTCGCTCGAAACCGCCGCCTACGTCTCGCACGAGTGGAGCGCCACCGACAAGCTCGACTTTACCACCGGCCTGCGCCTGTCGGAGTTCAGCCTGCTGGGCGCGGGCGACTACTCGACCTACGATACGGAGGGCAACGTGCTGACCACCACGCACTACAATGCCGGCCAGTTTATCAAAAACTACCTCAACCTGGAGCCCCGGCTGGCCGCCAGCTACCAGCTCACGGATAATACGTCGTTCAAGGCCGGCTACGCCCGCAACGTGCAGAACCTGCACCTGCTCAGCAATTCGGCCACGACCCTGCCCACTGATTTGTACGTGCCCACCTCGCTCAACGTGCGGCCCGAGCTGGCCGACCAGCTTTCGGCCGGGTACTACCGCCGCCTGGGCGCCAACCACACGTACTCGTTTTCGGCCGAGGTGTACTACAAGTGGCTGCAGCACCAGATTGACTACCGCGACGGCACCCAGCTGCAAGCCAACCAGGACGTAGAAGCCAGCCTGCTCTACGGCAAGGGCCGGGCCTACGGCGCCGAGCTGCTGCTGCGCAAGGAAACCGGCCGCCTCACCGGCTGGGTTGGCTACACGCTGAGCAAGTCGCAGCGGCAATACACCGACATCAACTCCGGGGCCTGGTTCAACTACCGGCAGGACCGGCCGGTGGACCTCTCCATCGTGGCCATCTACCAGCTCTCGCCCAAGTGGAGCCTGTCGGGCACCATCGTGGGGAGCTCGGGCCAGGCCGTGACCTACCCCGTTGGCAAGTACATGGTGGCCGGCCAGGTAGTGAACCTCTACGGCCTGCGCAACGCCGACCGCCTGCCGCCCTACGAGCGCATCGACGTGGGCGCCACCTACGAAAAGCCCCACCAGGAAGGCCACCGCTTTCACAGCAGCTGGAACTTCTCTATCTACAACCTGCTGGCCCGCGAAAACGCCTACAGCATCACGTTCCAGCAAGACCCCAACGACCCCACCAAAACCCAGGCGCTGCAAACGGCCCTGTTTCGGATGGTGCCCTCGGCCACCTACAACTTCAGCTTCTAA
- a CDS encoding aspartate carbamoyltransferase catalytic subunit, which produces MARKDLLDIASLHREEIEFLLDQSTSFKKLFTHSVKKIPALEGKSVLMLFYEASTRTHSSFEVAAKRLSAEVTNFDVAHSSITKGESVRETIETLQAMRTDYIVVRHSHPGLPGMIARQTTASVINAGDGAHEHPTQALLDAFTIREKFPDPRGIKVLIIGDILHSRVARSTSTLLQKLGVEVAYLGPGSLVPKYVPESIRRFTDYEAAMAWAPDVVYLLRVQLERQDVQFFPSVREYHRVYGITNTRLAEIRDRGLYIMHPGPVNRGVELCDAVMDYERCLITNQVENGISIRMAVLDWLTPGGEFPKQESYVARQRTGSALLIP; this is translated from the coding sequence ATGGCACGTAAAGACCTGCTCGACATTGCCTCCCTCCACCGGGAGGAAATCGAGTTTTTGCTCGACCAATCCACGTCGTTTAAAAAACTCTTCACCCACTCGGTGAAAAAAATCCCCGCCCTTGAGGGCAAGTCCGTGCTCATGCTGTTTTACGAGGCCAGCACCCGGACGCACTCCTCCTTTGAGGTCGCGGCCAAGCGCCTCTCGGCGGAGGTCACGAATTTCGACGTCGCCCACTCTTCCATCACCAAGGGCGAGTCGGTGCGCGAGACGATTGAGACGCTCCAGGCTATGCGCACCGACTATATCGTTGTTCGCCATAGTCATCCCGGCCTGCCCGGCATGATTGCCCGCCAAACCACGGCGTCGGTCATCAATGCCGGTGACGGGGCGCACGAGCACCCGACCCAGGCTCTGCTGGACGCCTTCACCATCCGGGAGAAATTTCCCGACCCCAGGGGCATAAAAGTCCTCATCATCGGCGATATTCTGCACTCCCGCGTGGCGCGCTCTACCAGCACGCTGCTGCAAAAGCTGGGTGTCGAGGTCGCTTACCTCGGGCCGGGCTCGCTGGTGCCCAAGTACGTGCCGGAAAGCATCCGCCGCTTCACCGACTACGAGGCGGCCATGGCCTGGGCGCCCGATGTGGTGTATCTGCTGCGGGTGCAGCTGGAGCGCCAGGACGTGCAGTTTTTCCCCAGCGTCCGCGAATACCACCGCGTCTACGGCATCACCAACACCCGGCTGGCGGAAATCCGTGACCGCGGCCTCTACATCATGCACCCCGGCCCCGTGAACCGGGGGGTTGAGCTGTGCGACGCCGTGATGGACTACGAGCGCTGCCTGATTACCAACCAGGTCGAAAACGGCATCTCCATTCGCATGGCCGTGCTCGACTGGCTCACACCGGGCGGAGAGTTCCCAAAGCAGGAATCGTATGTCGCGCGGCAGCGGACTGGCTCAGCGCTACTTATTCCCTAG
- a CDS encoding DUF4249 domain-containing protein has translation MKNNFLPRLLAASALLLAGSCQKVVTLNLKDSAPQLVIEANLADDGHPCTVKLSQSVDFTQTNIFPAVSGAIITLSDDAGHSETLPETSVPGQYQGRAVLGQSGRRYTLRVQAGGQSYVAASTLPAPVVPLTGLHAQKSNSGNNIQVVPEYQDPAGVPNFYLFRQYRNGLLNPAIFLQSDEFTDGKANTRALGGGGRGNSGGGSGTDVNKLATGDSVRVEMQNIDSTAYTYFRTLNLLLQNNQLLSTTPANPRTNFSGGAQGYFSAHSRRQRTLIVPTL, from the coding sequence ATGAAAAATAATTTCCTGCCCCGCCTGCTGGCCGCGAGCGCGCTGCTGCTGGCGGGTTCCTGCCAGAAGGTAGTGACGCTCAATCTAAAAGACTCGGCCCCGCAGCTCGTCATCGAAGCCAACCTGGCCGACGACGGGCATCCCTGCACGGTGAAGCTCTCGCAGAGCGTTGACTTCACCCAGACTAATATTTTTCCGGCGGTGAGCGGGGCGATTATTACCCTCAGCGACGACGCGGGCCACTCCGAAACCCTGCCCGAAACCAGCGTGCCCGGCCAGTACCAGGGCCGCGCCGTGCTGGGGCAGTCCGGCCGGCGCTACACGCTGCGCGTGCAGGCCGGCGGCCAGAGCTACGTGGCCGCTTCCACGCTGCCCGCCCCGGTGGTGCCCCTTACGGGGCTGCACGCCCAGAAAAGTAACTCGGGCAACAACATTCAGGTAGTGCCCGAGTACCAGGACCCGGCCGGCGTGCCCAATTTCTACCTGTTCCGGCAGTACCGCAACGGGCTGCTCAACCCGGCCATCTTTTTGCAGAGCGACGAGTTTACCGACGGCAAGGCTAATACTCGGGCGCTGGGCGGCGGGGGCCGGGGCAACAGCGGCGGGGGCAGCGGCACCGACGTCAACAAGCTGGCCACCGGCGACAGCGTGCGCGTGGAGATGCAGAACATCGACTCGACTGCCTACACCTATTTCCGTACCCTGAACCTGCTGCTCCAGAACAACCAGCTGCTGAGCACCACGCCCGCCAACCCACGAACCAATTTTTCGGGCGGGGCGCAGGGCTATTTTAGCGCCCATTCGCGGCGGCAGCGGACCCTGATAGTACCGACTTTGTAA
- a CDS encoding response regulator transcription factor produces MKILLVEDEPALRSTLIEALRQGGYVVEVAADFAQAYEKVKLYRYDCVLLDLTLPDGNGLDLLRALKAESSTTGVLVISARNGLDDRVAGLDLGADDYLAKPFHLSELNARLRAIIRRRRFQGQNHLVFRDLVVWPEQAEVQVNGEALTLTRKEYDLLLYLLANPGRVLTKEAIAEHLCGDSVDAADSFDFIYTHLKNLRKKLQEKGAENYIRTMYGVGYKLSAE; encoded by the coding sequence ATGAAGATACTTTTAGTTGAGGATGAGCCGGCTTTGCGCTCCACGCTGATAGAGGCGCTGCGACAGGGAGGCTACGTAGTGGAGGTAGCGGCCGATTTTGCGCAGGCGTATGAGAAAGTCAAGCTTTATCGCTACGACTGCGTGCTGCTCGACCTGACCCTGCCCGACGGCAATGGCCTCGACCTGCTGCGGGCCCTTAAGGCCGAGAGCTCAACTACCGGCGTGCTCGTTATTTCAGCCCGCAACGGCCTCGACGACCGCGTGGCGGGCCTCGACCTGGGCGCCGATGATTACCTGGCCAAGCCTTTTCACCTTTCCGAGCTCAATGCCCGCCTGCGGGCCATTATCCGGCGGCGGCGCTTTCAGGGGCAAAACCACCTGGTTTTTCGCGACCTGGTAGTGTGGCCCGAGCAGGCCGAGGTGCAGGTAAACGGTGAAGCCCTGACGCTCACGCGCAAGGAGTATGACCTGCTGCTTTACCTGCTGGCCAACCCCGGCCGGGTGCTTACCAAGGAAGCTATTGCCGAGCACCTATGCGGCGATTCAGTCGATGCCGCCGATTCGTTCGACTTTATCTACACGCACCTGAAAAACCTGCGCAAGAAGCTTCAGGAAAAAGGAGCGGAGAATTATATTCGTACCATGTACGGCGTGGGCTACAAGCTAAGCGCGGAGTGA